Proteins co-encoded in one Methylomonas albis genomic window:
- a CDS encoding two-component system response regulator, which yields MERLPARSLILAIDDDDMVRLMLQEILQKEEFDVICVANGKQGLALAASKRPNLVLLDVMLPDINGFDCLQTIKDIPGNALLPVVMLTGMDDLESVNRAFQLGATDFIPKPLNWPTLPHRLRYLLRSVATLDKLARSEAELRKAQKIAQLGSWHWSVADDRMQWSEEVFNILGTNRPLFEHKCRDLFKSVPPSEVGKLQQAIDLCVKNQRSFRLELPICHHDGANHVVHIQGEPVVENNLVSHIHGTVQDITERRHIEERVRFLSYYDPLTGLPNRTLFKEILSQAISYCTRYGRVISTLFIGIDRFKRINETLGPKIGDQVLKMFAERLLTEVRECDYIAINADYDLSEMTVSRLGGNEFTVLLNHIEDARDSVKVAKRIFHAMQQAFPVDNTELFLGINIGIAIYPGDGQDEDSFIKNGEFAMNHASEHGHNNYQFFSKSLNVAAFHKLAMENSLRRAIERDELQLYYQAKINIRHQQVVGCEALIRWQHPELGLIGPSQFIPIAEDSGLIAQISDWVLENASRQTMDWQQSGLCHGLIMAVNVSATQFRQYGFGRQVREVLTHIGLEPRYLRLELTETILLDHIDDALVTLGELQALGVKISIDDFGTGYSSLSYLKKLPISELKVDHCFVRDLPHNEDDMAITAAILALADALSLDVVAEGVENEDQANFLLDSGCEVVQGFLYNKPMPAEEFAAFVRAFNSQHLFADKA from the coding sequence ATGGAACGATTACCTGCACGCAGCCTGATTTTGGCAATAGACGACGACGATATGGTGCGTCTGATGTTGCAAGAAATTCTGCAAAAAGAAGAGTTCGATGTAATTTGTGTGGCTAACGGCAAACAAGGCTTGGCACTGGCGGCTAGCAAACGACCGAATTTGGTATTACTAGACGTTATGTTGCCGGACATCAATGGGTTCGACTGCTTACAAACGATCAAAGACATACCCGGCAACGCCCTCTTGCCCGTGGTGATGCTGACCGGCATGGACGACCTGGAATCGGTGAATCGTGCCTTTCAATTGGGCGCTACCGATTTTATCCCTAAACCGCTCAACTGGCCGACTCTGCCGCACCGCTTACGCTACTTGCTGCGTTCGGTTGCCACCTTAGACAAATTGGCAAGAAGCGAAGCGGAACTGCGCAAAGCGCAAAAAATTGCGCAACTAGGCAGTTGGCACTGGTCTGTCGCCGACGACCGCATGCAATGGTCGGAAGAAGTATTCAACATCCTGGGTACCAATCGGCCATTGTTTGAACATAAATGCCGCGACTTGTTTAAATCCGTGCCGCCTTCCGAAGTCGGCAAGCTGCAACAAGCCATCGATCTTTGCGTAAAAAACCAGCGCAGCTTTCGCCTGGAATTACCGATTTGCCATCACGATGGGGCTAACCACGTGGTGCATATTCAAGGCGAGCCCGTCGTCGAAAACAACTTGGTAAGCCATATTCACGGCACGGTGCAGGATATTACCGAACGCCGCCACATCGAAGAACGGGTGCGGTTTTTATCTTACTACGATCCGTTAACCGGCCTGCCCAACCGGACGCTGTTCAAGGAAATTCTGTCGCAAGCCATTTCCTATTGCACGCGCTACGGCAGAGTAATATCGACTTTATTTATCGGCATTGATCGTTTCAAACGCATAAACGAGACGCTAGGCCCGAAAATCGGCGATCAGGTGTTGAAAATGTTCGCCGAGCGCTTACTGACCGAAGTTCGGGAGTGCGACTACATCGCTATCAACGCCGATTACGATTTATCTGAAATGACCGTTTCCCGGTTGGGCGGTAACGAATTTACCGTGTTGCTGAATCATATTGAGGACGCGCGCGATAGCGTCAAAGTCGCTAAACGTATTTTTCATGCCATGCAGCAGGCTTTTCCGGTGGATAACACCGAATTATTCCTAGGCATCAATATCGGCATCGCCATCTACCCCGGCGATGGCCAGGACGAAGACAGTTTCATCAAAAACGGCGAGTTCGCCATGAATCACGCCAGCGAACACGGCCATAACAACTACCAGTTTTTCAGTAAATCGTTAAATGTCGCCGCGTTTCATAAACTGGCCATGGAAAACAGCCTACGCCGGGCCATCGAACGCGACGAATTACAGCTTTACTATCAAGCCAAAATCAATATCCGCCACCAACAAGTAGTGGGCTGTGAAGCCTTGATTCGCTGGCAACACCCGGAATTGGGTTTGATAGGGCCCTCGCAATTTATTCCGATTGCCGAGGATTCCGGCTTGATCGCTCAAATCAGCGACTGGGTGCTGGAAAACGCGAGTCGGCAAACTATGGACTGGCAGCAGTCAGGACTTTGTCACGGACTGATCATGGCGGTTAACGTATCCGCCACCCAATTTAGACAGTACGGCTTTGGCCGTCAGGTCCGCGAAGTCTTGACCCACATCGGTCTTGAACCGCGATACCTGAGGCTGGAACTGACCGAAACCATTTTGTTGGACCACATCGACGACGCCTTAGTGACGTTAGGCGAACTACAAGCCCTGGGTGTCAAAATCAGTATCGACGATTTCGGCACCGGTTATTCGTCTTTGTCTTATTTAAAAAAACTACCTATTTCCGAATTGAAAGTCGATCATTGCTTCGTTCGCGATCTACCGCACAATGAAGACGATATGGCTATTACCGCTGCGATACTGGCCCTGGCCGACGCGTTGTCGCTGGATGTGGTCGCGGAAGGCGTGGAGAATGAAGATCAGGCCAATTTCCTGCTGGATAGCGGTTGCGAAGTAGTTCAAGGCTTTTTGTATAACAAGCCTATGCCCGCAGAGGAGTTCGCGGCGTTTGTTCGCGCCTTTAACTCACAACACCTGTTTGCCGACAAAGCCTGA
- a CDS encoding EAL domain-containing protein, with protein MTAKPRILVVDDDPMIRLLLRQVLQADNYELIETENGVAGLEQFIAAAPDLVLLDVMMPEMDGFSCLKNMRAASDKSVPIVMMTAIEDAQAVEEAFRLGATDFIGKPIQWPLLPHRISYVLRAHRTTQSLIEQQSLLKQSEQRFRDLVENIGNEYFLYSHDANRIFTYLGPSVEHILGYTPDELRRDCFDITTDNPINQIARMYTERCLAGSKPPNYEVEVRCKDGSLRLLNLNESPMFDDQQRVVAVNGLAHDITDMRSTQQALADSEERLRLSMQAAKQGFYDLNPQTGAMIINAEYAGMLGYDPTDFDASIGCWVNRLHPDDRQRVIDTYQRYIAAELDEYRLEYRQRCADDSWKWVLSIGSIVERDANNQPVRMLGTHTDITDSKMAAERLNLLAKVFENSGEAIFLCDPETRIVSSNQAYTNITGYRAEEVLQQTPSLLDASHLEHGHYQRIWQALHENGYWQGEIWDTRKNGESYPAWLGVSAMYNAQGVISHYIGIFSDITERKAAEAQIEYMARHDPLTNLPNRSLLRDRFDQAMAHAVRNTTLVGLLFLDLDHFKNINDTMGHDVGDRLLQGIAERLVQCVREVDTVCRQGGDEFIIILTDIPDIEAVTQIVLKILDQLTQPFSIEGVTVCTSFSIGVSLYPNDGLNFHSLLNKADTAMYSAKNEGRNTFRFFSNDMNLASIERMAIENGLRTALKRNEFRLHYQPQYSIRNNVVIGAEALLRWQPENSPMIPPAKFIPIAEDNGMIVPIGDWVLREACRQNKLWHDAGMKLLVTVNISALQFKRGNLLESVQTALAESGLEPHYLELEITESVLMFDTKVVINTIAQLRALGISFAIDDFGTGYSSLSYLKRFAVNKLKIDQSFIRDLSSGKAEDSAIVQAIVQLGDTLGLLTVAEGVETREQVDRLEQLGCSKGQGFYWNQPLPADEFALLFTPDSLKSAV; from the coding sequence ATGACTGCCAAACCGCGTATCCTGGTAGTCGATGACGACCCGATGATCCGCCTGCTGCTCAGGCAAGTCTTACAAGCTGACAACTACGAATTGATCGAAACAGAAAACGGCGTGGCGGGACTGGAACAATTTATCGCCGCAGCGCCGGATCTGGTATTGCTCGACGTCATGATGCCGGAGATGGACGGCTTCAGTTGCTTAAAAAACATGCGCGCGGCCAGCGACAAGAGCGTGCCGATTGTGATGATGACAGCCATCGAAGACGCACAAGCGGTGGAAGAGGCATTTCGACTGGGCGCCACCGATTTTATCGGCAAACCCATCCAATGGCCGCTGCTACCACACCGAATCAGCTATGTATTGCGTGCGCATCGCACCACGCAAAGTCTGATCGAACAACAAAGCTTACTCAAACAAAGCGAACAACGCTTCCGCGACTTGGTGGAAAACATCGGTAACGAATACTTTCTGTATTCCCACGATGCCAACCGTATTTTTACCTATCTGGGCCCTTCAGTGGAACATATCCTCGGCTACACACCCGACGAATTGCGCCGCGATTGCTTCGATATTACCACCGACAATCCAATCAATCAGATCGCCCGGATGTACACCGAACGATGCCTGGCTGGAAGCAAACCACCCAACTACGAAGTGGAAGTGCGCTGTAAAGACGGCAGTCTGCGCTTACTGAACCTTAATGAATCACCGATGTTCGACGATCAGCAACGCGTGGTGGCGGTGAACGGCTTGGCGCACGACATTACCGACATGCGCAGTACGCAACAAGCGCTGGCCGATAGCGAAGAACGCTTACGGCTGTCCATGCAGGCAGCCAAGCAAGGCTTTTACGATCTTAATCCGCAAACCGGCGCGATGATCATCAATGCCGAGTATGCCGGAATGCTCGGCTACGATCCGACGGATTTCGACGCTAGCATCGGTTGCTGGGTAAACCGCTTGCATCCGGACGACCGGCAGCGAGTTATCGATACTTACCAGCGCTACATAGCCGCCGAACTGGATGAATATCGTCTCGAATACCGGCAGCGCTGTGCGGACGACAGCTGGAAATGGGTATTATCGATCGGCAGCATCGTCGAGCGCGACGCCAATAATCAGCCGGTGCGGATGCTGGGTACTCATACCGACATCACCGACAGCAAAATGGCGGCCGAGCGCCTGAATCTGCTGGCCAAGGTGTTCGAAAACAGTGGCGAAGCCATTTTCCTATGCGATCCGGAAACCCGTATCGTCTCCAGCAATCAAGCCTACACCAATATCACCGGCTACAGAGCAGAGGAAGTCCTGCAACAAACCCCGTCGCTCCTGGATGCGAGCCATCTCGAACACGGTCACTATCAACGCATCTGGCAGGCATTGCACGAAAACGGCTACTGGCAAGGCGAAATCTGGGATACCCGCAAGAACGGTGAATCTTATCCGGCGTGGCTGGGTGTTTCGGCGATGTACAATGCACAGGGCGTGATCAGCCATTACATCGGCATTTTTTCGGACATTACCGAACGCAAGGCCGCCGAAGCGCAAATCGAATATATGGCGCGTCACGATCCCCTCACCAACCTGCCCAATCGCAGCTTATTACGCGACCGCTTCGATCAAGCCATGGCCCATGCCGTACGCAACACCACGCTGGTCGGTTTGCTGTTTTTAGACCTGGATCATTTTAAAAACATTAACGACACGATGGGCCACGATGTCGGCGACCGCTTGCTACAAGGTATTGCCGAGCGCCTGGTGCAATGCGTACGGGAAGTGGACACGGTTTGCCGGCAAGGCGGCGACGAATTCATTATTATCCTCACCGATATTCCCGACATTGAAGCCGTCACGCAAATCGTACTGAAAATTCTCGATCAACTGACTCAACCTTTTTCTATCGAAGGCGTCACCGTCTGCACCTCATTCAGCATAGGCGTCAGTTTGTATCCCAATGACGGTTTAAACTTTCACAGCTTGCTCAACAAAGCCGACACCGCGATGTATTCGGCGAAAAACGAAGGCCGCAATACCTTCCGCTTCTTTTCCAACGATATGAATCTGGCGTCGATAGAACGGATGGCTATCGAGAACGGTCTACGCACGGCCTTGAAGCGCAACGAATTTCGGCTGCACTATCAACCGCAATATTCCATACGCAACAACGTCGTGATCGGCGCGGAAGCCTTGCTGCGCTGGCAACCGGAAAACAGCCCGATGATTCCGCCAGCCAAGTTCATACCCATCGCCGAAGACAATGGCATGATCGTACCGATAGGTGACTGGGTCTTGCGCGAAGCCTGCAGGCAAAATAAGCTCTGGCATGATGCCGGCATGAAACTGCTGGTCACCGTCAATATCTCGGCCTTGCAGTTTAAACGCGGCAACTTACTGGAATCGGTGCAAACAGCGCTGGCTGAATCCGGCCTGGAACCGCACTATTTAGAGCTGGAAATAACCGAATCGGTGCTGATGTTCGACACCAAGGTGGTGATCAACACCATTGCCCAATTGCGGGCCTTGGGCATCAGTTTTGCCATCGACGATTTTGGTACCGGCTATTCCTCGCTCAGCTATCTGAAGCGATTTGCGGTCAATAAGCTAAAAATCGACCAGTCCTTTATTCGGGATCTAAGTTCGGGTAAGGCCGAAGATAGCGCAATCGTCCAGGCTATTGTGCAACTCGGCGATACGCTGGGGCTGCTGACAGTGGCAGAGGGGGTGGAAACCCGGGAACAAGTCGACAGACTCGAGCAACTCGGCTGTAGTAAAGGCCAAGGCTTTTATTGGAATCAACCGCTGCCCGCCGACGAATTCGCCCTACTGTTTACCCCCGACAGCCTAAAATCGGCGGTTTAA